The genomic interval AAATATTGAAATGTGGAAAGAGAAACGAGTCCTGCGTATAAGGTAGACCTGTCACCGATAGAAGATACAAACAAAAGGATTATAATGATGAATAATAAATTTATGCAGGCCGCTTTAGAACAAGCAAGAGTCGGAATGAACGAAGGCGGTATTCCCATCGGTTCCGTCTTGGTCCATAACGGGAAAATAATCGGCGAAGGGAGAAACAGACGAATCCAAGAAGGTAGTGTCATCAAACATGGAGAAATGGATGCTCTGGAAAACGCGGGAAGGCAACCCGCCAGCATTTACCGGGAATCAATACTCTACACCACATTATCCCCATGCCCCATGTGTACCGGTGCTATTTTGTTATACGGGATAAAAAAAGTCATTATCGGTGAGAATGTGAACTACCTCGGAGCTGAAAAAACTTTACTGGAAAATGGTGTTGAAATTAATGTTTTACAAAATGAAGATTGCATTAATTTAATGAGAACTTTTATTGAAAATAATCCAACTCTCTGGAATGAAGACATCGGAGAATAAATAGTTGCTGAACTCTTGATTGTGCCGATGTACTAAAGCTTTGTATCAGTTTCTTCTTCCAAGTTTTTAATAATCGCTTTGGCTCGCTCTATCGCGCCCGGATAGTCCGGCAGGATGTTTTCCATGCCGATAAGACGCTTGGTTCCCATGGAACTGAGTATCTTGTGGGTGCCGGTTGTAAGCTCTGCCAGAATGACCACAATGCCGCGCTGGTTTGCTTTCAGGATCACACATTCCAGAGCTTCGATTGCGGTGGCGTCGATATGATACACATGTCCCAGCCGAATGATCAGTACTGAAGGGACTCCGCGGGTGAACTGCATAGTGTCGATAAATTTCTGTGCCGTGCCGAAAAAGAACGGGCCGTCAACCTCGTACACCGATATTTTGTCATGCCATCCCAGCATTCGACCATTGATTGATTCGTCTTCAAGAGACAGTTCACAGACACCGCTTACCTCGCTCATACGTTTCATGAACAGCAATGCTGACAGCACAACTCCAACTTGAACGGCAACTGTAAGGTCCACCAAAACAGTCAGGCTGAAGGTGAGGAGCAGGACCGCGGAATCGATCTTTGGAGCGTGCAGCAAACGTTTGAAACGATGCAGTTCGCTCATGTCCCAAGAAACGACAATCAGCACGGCGGCTAAGCTTGCAAGCGGAATATGATACAACAATCCGGAGCAGATCATAAGAAAGGCGGCCAGCGTGGCCACATGAATCAAACCGGAAACAGGAGAGTAAGCACCTGCGCGGATATTGGTGGCGGTGCGGGCTATTGCGCCCGTAGCCGGAATACCTCCAAAAAAAGCGGAAGCGATGTTTGCCAGTCCCTGCGCCATCAGCTCAACGGTTGAATTGTGGCGGCTTCCGGTCATACCATCGGCCACAACTGCGCTCAGGAGTGATTCAATACCGGCCAGCAGGGCGATGGTGAGTGCATCAGGAAGTTCCGACCGCACTAAGGCCATGCTGAAAACGGGCATGTGCGCATGCGGCAGCACTGCAGGAATGTTCCCGAAGCGGGAACCGATTGTTTCAACCGGTAAGCCCATGATCCAGACTGCGGCTGTGGCAAAGAATATGCCGACAATGTGCGCCGGAACCCGGGGGACGAAACGACGTATAAGAAGCATAACTACCAACGTCCCGACACTTAGAGCCAACGCCTCGCTGTTAAAAGTCGGTAACGCATTATAGCAGGCCACTATCCGGTCGTAAAAAGCTGCAGGAACATGCTGCAAGTCGAGTCCGAAAAAATCCTTGATCTGGGTGGTAACAATTAATAAGGCGATACCTGTCGTGAATCCGGCGGTGACTGGGTAGGGAATAAACTTCAGGAATTGCCCGAAATTGAATAGGCCCATGAGAAAAAGTAATATCCCCGCCAGAATCATGGCCATCACAAGCCCGTCGTAGCCGTGGCGGGCAAGGATTGTGCCCACAATAACAACGAATGCTCCGGTCGGGCCTCCAATTTGAAAACGCGAGCCTCCGAGCCCTGAAATGATAAACCCGGCAACAAGGGCGGTGAACAGTCCTTGCTGGGGCGATGCTCCTGCTGCAATGGCGAAAGCCATGGCCAGCGGCAGGGCGACAATTCCAACCGTAACGCCGGACCCGATATCGCTGGCGAACAGTTTAAAAGAATAACCGCGCTTCAGGACGCGGATAATAGCTGGTTGATAATTCTGACTCAAAGTTTTAAGGTAAGACATGGAAATTCCAGAGGTTATTATCACAAATGGTGCACAGACGGGTACAGCCTGATTAAACGGTCAGGTCATATCTGGAGGCTCACAGGAAAATGGTTAATGTATTTATAAATATGAACGCCTTCATCTGATCTTTGTCAAGCTCCTGTCGATACATTTTTGCCTTTAAAAATAACAAAAAAATATTGGATGCAGGGCAAAACTACATAATTATAGTGTATTAAATCTTGAAGCGTAGAATTGACCGCTTCTAATAGATGGTCAGAAATTGTCTAAGCTGCTTTTCAGCACGCAGTGCGTCCTTTTGGGTAAGGTAGATAGGCTGTAACAGTTGTCCAGTTGTCAGGATGGCTTTTAAATTGAACAGTTCCATTGTGAAGTTCGATAATCCTTTTCACTATAGCAAGTCCAAGACCGGATCCGCCGTGGCGCTAGTGACAGTTGCTTCAATTTCAAGGGATGAAAGATCCAGCAGACTCTTCACCAGCCGTTCCATGCGTAGTACCTGAGTGGTAATGTGTTCCTGACTTTTTGCCTGTTTGTTTATTTCTCGGACGGGCTTCAGGATGAAGCCTGCTACGAAATAACTTATTCCCGCCAGAACGAGGACGGAGAAAGCGAGCCCTACGACACTCCGACTACTGTGTCTTCAAGTTCTTCTTTCAGGTTCTCTATGGTTCGGCCGATGCAAACCATATATTTATTCCTGTTTATAGAAAGTTGGACAGTTCGTACTCGGACTTAGATGGTACGAGGATGGTGCCTGCTTTATCCGCTTTGAGACAACAATAGACGGTCAACATGAAGAAAGAATGAAGAAGATCCCTTTCATCTTTAGCAACTTAACTACTTGACTTTTAGGTGATTTTTGTTTCTATATTCCATTGTGTTATAAAGTAAATATTTAAAATAAATATCATTTATGGCTGACAATAAAAGTAAGATAAGTACCAGTCCTTATTTCCACCTCATTACTGCGGTTCTCAGCCTGCAGCATATTATCATTGTTTTTGTCGGGATTATGATTGTGCCGGCCATGGTGGCTCAGCTCTACAGATTAAGTCCTGAAGAAACTCACTATCTTATCTTTATGACGACCCTCGGGGCTGGAATATCTACACTGCTCCAGCCATATAAATTCAAACAGTTCGGACTGGGAATGCCCATGTATATGGGGACATCAGGTGCGTTCATGGCCTGCGCCTCTGCGTCCTTAAATTTGGGAGGACTATCTCTCTTTTCAACATTGTCACTTATGTCCGCTCCGTTTCAGATTCTGTTTAGTTACGGCATAAGATTTATGCGGCACATCCTTACTCCCACTGTAGGCGGGGTAATAATCATGCTCGCTATAGCAGGACTTTTGAAAGATTCTGTAAATATCTGGATAGAGGCAGGCTCCGCAGGGCAGGCTGGTCTTTTGAATGTTATGATAGGGATGATAACCATTTTAATAATGATTCTTGTAGAATGGTTTGGAAAAGAGAAGCTAAGACCTTGGGGTCTTTTTATGGGGCTTACTGCTGGAATTATTGTCGAAGCTTTAATAGGCGGTGTCGATTTTTCCTCGGTTCAGAACGCGCCGTGGATTGGTCTTCCCCCTATGCATTGGCCTGAGTTCTGTTTTGATATTACCAACCTCGGGCACTGGACAGCGTATTTTACATTTATAGTTTCGGTTCAGGTCGCCAGCATTAAATATGTGGGTGATGCCATGGCCTTGCAAAGAGTGGTCAACCCCGGGCAGAAAAGAACTGATTTTGATGCAATTCAAGGCGGCCTTTATTCAAGCAGCGTGGGAATGGCTGTAACTTCCATCCTCGGCGGTATGCCTTCCACGTCACATTCAGCGAATATTCCGCTGATGGAGATGACCGGCATCGCAAGCAGAAAGGTTGCTGTAGTTGCTGCGCTGATGCTTATGGCCGTAATTTTTTCTCCCAAAACAGCCTACCTTTTTGATTCAATACCCGGTGAAGTTATCGGGGCGGTGGGCGTTGTGCTTGTGGCGCATCTTTTTGCCACAGGAGTGCGCATACTTGCCACAGAGCTTGACTACCGTAATGCTGTAATTGCCGGATTATCATTATGTTTCGGGATTATAGCTGAAAATAATTCGTTTTATCCCGACGCATTTCCTTTGTTTCTACAGCCGCTGACAACTAATGGTTTTGCCGTGGGAGGGCTGATTGCGGTTGGATTAACTATACTTACGCGCTTTAGCGTTAAGCATTCCATCCTTTTTTTTGTTAAGCCTGTAGCGGAAGAAATTGTGACCATACGCAATAAAGTTTCCTCCTTTTCCGCTCAATCAGGGATGAGTCTCAAAAGTTCCAATTATCTTGAGATAGCTTGTGAGGAAATTTTTGTTCACGCTCTTTCAGAACTTGAACAGGCGCAGAACCAAGGGATGGTCAGATATAAAATGCATATGTTGGATAACAAAATAAAAGTAGAAATTTCTTTCGGTGCACGGCTGAATAGTGATGTCGGGCATGTGTCGGAATCTGCTTGCAGCGTTTATAAAATGAGTGAAGAGGAACTTAAAAGCCTCGGGCTTATTCTTCTTACCAAAATAGTAAACGATATCACTCATCAGGACATGGGCCATTATACATACATCTGTTTCAATGTTCCGCTGAAATAGATTGAAATTTTCATGTGCATTATGTTGGTGATAAAATCTAAAAGATGATGAAGGCCGGCCAGACACTACTAGCTGACCGATGTCGAAGATAAGCATATGGGCCTAGCGACCCCACAACACTCGGAACACAGTACCATGTTTACTTGTGATTAAAGACAACATCAAGCAGCAGCAACGGCTGTAAGAAATAATTATAAAGCCCCATTCCCAAGCTGCTCACCAAGGAGAAATTTCGGTAAATCTTTATATCGGAATTTAGGATAACTGGGCGGCAAGATGAAGTTGTCGACTCAATTGAAATGAATATTAAAACAGGAAAATTTAAGCTTATTATACCCCTCGGTGCTTAGCTTGATCTAAAAGGAATAATTAGCTTTATGAAGATCTTTGAAAAATCTGAATGCTTTAGGTTAATTTTTTTAAATATTTTGTTGATTTTCTTTTTGTCAGGATGTTGGGAAGGTTCTTCTACTAGTGACAGTCCACTGAGCACTGCCGATATCAACCTGATTTTTGTGGTAAGTTCAGATTTAGTTTACAACGCTCCCGGTGATATTCATGCAGATACTGCAAACCTTACCAGTCAGGGATTGCAGCGCGCGCTCCGCATGGGCTCGTACCTGAAAAACAACGTGCTGGGAAAAGAAAACGTAACCAGCATTTACGCGCTCTCGCCGATGACTCATTTGCAAACTGCAAATAACTACCCGGACATGGCCGCCATAGGGTCAATACAACAGTTTGCCCTTCTTAATAGACATACTGTCGCCATCCCTGCTGCTGCCGGATATTCTTCCTATACTGCTAACAGTTATCCCGTTAATGCCGCATATGGAGACGGTTCTGTACCTGGCGGTGTTGCTGTTCCCGCTAAATATTGTCCTGACTGCATCGGGCTTGATTTCAACGACATGAACGATAATAACGTTAGTATTGCAACCAAAATTATTTATAATAATAACCCCGGATTTTATGTTTTTTCTGCTCCATGGGAGATTGTCAGTACACTGATGGATAAGATTAATCGGTATCATTCATTTGATCTAAATTTACCGATAACTTATATCAGTCCAAACCTTGTGTATGTAATATCCATCTCACCAAGTGGAAATGCGCGTCTGATAACTTACGATAGTAAATTTGACCCTCCTTCCGCATATCCGGAACTTCCAGAGTCGGTTGTAAAAGCTCCATGTTCATACTCACAGCAAGCTCATTCTATAATTTCACTGAATGCCGGGGATCCTGGTATTACTATTCCTGCTGGTATCAATAAAAGTGAGACTGTTTATCTTGTCCGGCATGCAGAAGCACATCCAGATTCGAAGCATATTTTTGAAAACGGCAACTTTGTCGGGGCAGGGCAATGGCGTGCGCTTGATCTCTCCGATGCTTTATCCGGTAAAATAAGTCCCGATATGGTTTACTCATGCGACCCTGCACAGTGGTATTCAACAAAGAGTATCAATCCATCAAATTATATTAATGTATCGTACATTAGGCCATCATTAACAGTGTGGCCTTATGTTGTGGCCCACAATTTGCCTTATTATTTGGTTTCCAGTTTCTCACTTTTAGCTTCGAATCAGGGAACGTTAGCCAGCAATTTTTTGTTTACAGGAGGTAAATTATCCAATCATAATATATTGTTCGCGTGGGAATCTTCAAGGATTAAGCCGATAATAAATGCGCTTCTAAGCAGCTACGGCGCAAGCGGTGCCACCCTTCTCGATGAGAGTTGGCCAAGTTCAGATTACAATACCATCTGGACTGTGACGATTGATGCAAGCGGTAATCTCACAGTGGAAAATGCGCAGTGTGAAGGTATTGATTCCGATAAGCTGCCGGAACAGGCTCCTCAATTTTAACTTTTAAAATTTAATGACAGTAATGATGTCTGTGTGTTTCCACTGTCCCGATAAGACTGACGAGCATCGTCAATAAAAGGTCGGCGGTGAAACTATGTCATTCTTTTCCTCATGGACCTTCGCCTGCTCCACATGTATAAGATAGATTCATCTAACGCTTGGAGAACTCATATGACGGAATTTCGCATCGAGAGTGACAGCATGGGCGAGGTCAAAGTTCCAAATGATAAGCTCTGGGGGGCACAGACTCAGCGCAGTCTTGAATATTTCAGTATAAGCAGCGAGCTCATTCCTTGTGAAATGATTAATGCCTACGCCATTCTTAAAAAAAGTTCGGCTCTGGTTAATTTCGAGGCAGGGCAGCTTTCCGGTGAGATCAAAAATCTGATCGTCACAGTTTGCGATGAGATTCTGGCTGGAGGTCACGCCGACATGTTTCCCTTACATGTTTGGATGACAGGCAGCGGCACTCAGTTCAACATGAATGTCAAT from Desulfovibrio gilichinskyi carries:
- a CDS encoding uracil-xanthine permease family protein translates to MADNKSKISTSPYFHLITAVLSLQHIIIVFVGIMIVPAMVAQLYRLSPEETHYLIFMTTLGAGISTLLQPYKFKQFGLGMPMYMGTSGAFMACASASLNLGGLSLFSTLSLMSAPFQILFSYGIRFMRHILTPTVGGVIIMLAIAGLLKDSVNIWIEAGSAGQAGLLNVMIGMITILIMILVEWFGKEKLRPWGLFMGLTAGIIVEALIGGVDFSSVQNAPWIGLPPMHWPEFCFDITNLGHWTAYFTFIVSVQVASIKYVGDAMALQRVVNPGQKRTDFDAIQGGLYSSSVGMAVTSILGGMPSTSHSANIPLMEMTGIASRKVAVVAALMLMAVIFSPKTAYLFDSIPGEVIGAVGVVLVAHLFATGVRILATELDYRNAVIAGLSLCFGIIAENNSFYPDAFPLFLQPLTTNGFAVGGLIAVGLTILTRFSVKHSILFFVKPVAEEIVTIRNKVSSFSAQSGMSLKSSNYLEIACEEIFVHALSELEQAQNQGMVRYKMHMLDNKIKVEISFGARLNSDVGHVSESACSVYKMSEEELKSLGLILLTKIVNDITHQDMGHYTYICFNVPLK
- a CDS encoding SulP family inorganic anion transporter, which translates into the protein MSYLKTLSQNYQPAIIRVLKRGYSFKLFASDIGSGVTVGIVALPLAMAFAIAAGASPQQGLFTALVAGFIISGLGGSRFQIGGPTGAFVVIVGTILARHGYDGLVMAMILAGILLFLMGLFNFGQFLKFIPYPVTAGFTTGIALLIVTTQIKDFFGLDLQHVPAAFYDRIVACYNALPTFNSEALALSVGTLVVMLLIRRFVPRVPAHIVGIFFATAAVWIMGLPVETIGSRFGNIPAVLPHAHMPVFSMALVRSELPDALTIALLAGIESLLSAVVADGMTGSRHNSTVELMAQGLANIASAFFGGIPATGAIARTATNIRAGAYSPVSGLIHVATLAAFLMICSGLLYHIPLASLAAVLIVVSWDMSELHRFKRLLHAPKIDSAVLLLTFSLTVLVDLTVAVQVGVVLSALLFMKRMSEVSGVCELSLEDESINGRMLGWHDKISVYEVDGPFFFGTAQKFIDTMQFTRGVPSVLIIRLGHVYHIDATAIEALECVILKANQRGIVVILAELTTGTHKILSSMGTKRLIGMENILPDYPGAIERAKAIIKNLEEETDTKL
- a CDS encoding nucleoside deaminase, which gives rise to MNNKFMQAALEQARVGMNEGGIPIGSVLVHNGKIIGEGRNRRIQEGSVIKHGEMDALENAGRQPASIYRESILYTTLSPCPMCTGAILLYGIKKVIIGENVNYLGAEKTLLENGVEINVLQNEDCINLMRTFIENNPTLWNEDIGE